The following proteins are encoded in a genomic region of Agromyces sp. CF514:
- a CDS encoding asparaginase, whose protein sequence is MTGTFSAADAVQLAVVERNGFTESRHAGSAVVLSPEGEVLRTLGDVASPVLPRSALKPFIAVAVMSSGVTLRGEDAAIATASHSGTAAHVALVRGLLARASLPESALGCPAARPADQTAHDDLVRAGGAAERVYMTCSGKHAAMLLACVANGWPLEGYLDPAHPLQRRILDVLERLTGERATATAIDGCGAPVHAISLTGLARGIQKITTAASSSPFALFREGAALTEAVRENPWAIAGPGQPDTVAIERVGVFAKFGAEGVMVMTAPDGTTTALKVLDGSARASTIIGLRLLASTGAIDDAAVDRVATELDLWVMGGDRRVGEVRATV, encoded by the coding sequence ATGACCGGCACCTTCTCCGCTGCAGACGCCGTCCAACTCGCCGTGGTCGAACGCAATGGTTTCACCGAGTCCAGGCACGCCGGTTCTGCCGTCGTGCTCTCCCCCGAGGGCGAGGTGCTGCGCACCCTCGGCGACGTCGCCTCGCCGGTCCTCCCACGTTCCGCGCTGAAGCCGTTCATCGCCGTCGCCGTGATGTCCTCGGGTGTCACACTGCGCGGTGAAGACGCCGCGATCGCCACCGCGAGCCATTCCGGCACCGCCGCGCACGTGGCGCTCGTGCGCGGGCTGCTCGCGCGCGCCTCGCTGCCCGAGAGCGCGCTGGGCTGCCCCGCCGCGCGGCCCGCCGACCAGACCGCGCACGACGATCTCGTCCGTGCGGGCGGCGCAGCCGAGCGCGTCTACATGACGTGCTCCGGCAAGCACGCCGCGATGCTCCTCGCATGCGTCGCCAACGGCTGGCCGCTCGAGGGCTACCTCGATCCCGCGCACCCGCTGCAACGGCGCATCCTCGATGTCCTCGAGCGCCTCACGGGCGAGCGTGCGACCGCGACCGCGATCGACGGCTGCGGCGCCCCCGTGCACGCGATCAGTCTCACCGGGCTCGCCCGCGGCATCCAGAAGATCACGACCGCGGCTTCGTCGTCGCCGTTCGCGCTCTTCCGCGAGGGCGCGGCGCTCACCGAGGCCGTGCGTGAGAACCCCTGGGCGATCGCCGGACCCGGCCAGCCCGACACCGTCGCCATCGAACGCGTCGGCGTGTTCGCGAAGTTCGGCGCCGAGGGCGTCATGGTCATGACCGCTCCCGACGGCACGACCACGGCGCTGAAGGTGCTCGACGGCTCGGCGCGGGCGTCGACGATCATCGGCCTGCGCCTGCTCGCGAGCACCGGCGCGATCGACGACGCGGCGGTCGACCGGGTCGCCACCGAGCTCGACCTCTGGGTCATGGGCGGCGACCGTCGCGTCGGCGAGGTCCGCGCGACCGTCTGA
- a CDS encoding ABC transporter permease — MLPAYTVIAFVFLLIPIVYTFVFSFNDSVKSNIAWRGFTLDKWLNVCNVEGGAVCQAFANSVIIGVVATVVATTLGTMIAIALVRYRFRARSVISLLLFLPMATPEVVLGAGLAAQFLAVGVPKDMTTIILAHTMFCISFVVVTVKARVASLDPALEEAGRDLYGSPAQVFWRVTFPLLTPGIVAAALLSFALSFDDFIITNFNSGSVSTFPKYIYISASRGIPAEANVIASAVFLFALVLVIGAQVSRAARAKRLAKLG; from the coding sequence CTGCTGCCCGCCTACACGGTCATCGCCTTCGTGTTCCTGTTGATCCCGATCGTGTACACGTTCGTGTTCTCGTTCAACGACTCGGTGAAGTCGAACATCGCCTGGCGCGGATTCACGCTCGACAAGTGGCTGAACGTCTGCAACGTCGAAGGCGGCGCCGTCTGCCAGGCCTTCGCCAACAGCGTGATCATCGGCGTCGTGGCAACGGTCGTCGCCACGACGCTCGGCACGATGATCGCGATCGCGCTGGTCCGGTACCGGTTCCGTGCTCGGTCGGTGATCAGCCTGCTGCTGTTCCTGCCGATGGCGACTCCCGAGGTCGTGCTCGGCGCCGGCCTCGCCGCGCAGTTCCTGGCGGTCGGCGTGCCGAAGGACATGACGACGATCATCCTGGCGCACACGATGTTCTGCATCAGCTTCGTCGTCGTGACGGTCAAGGCGCGCGTCGCGAGCCTCGACCCGGCGCTCGAAGAAGCCGGGCGCGACCTCTACGGTTCGCCTGCGCAGGTGTTCTGGCGGGTCACGTTCCCGCTGCTGACTCCGGGCATCGTCGCGGCCGCGCTGCTGTCGTTCGCGCTCAGCTTCGACGACTTCATCATCACGAACTTCAACTCGGGCTCGGTCTCGACGTTCCCGAAGTACATCTACATCTCGGCTTCGCGCGGCATTCCCGCCGAGGCCAACGTCATCGCCTCGGCGGTGTTCCTCTTCGCACTCGTCCTCGTGATCGGCGCACAGGTGTCCCGTGCGGCGCGCGCGAAACGACTTGCGAAGCTCGGCTGA